One Prevotella sp. E2-28 genomic window, ACACATGGAAAATTTAAAACGAGGGCGCTTAACTTCACGTTTCTGTTGTGGCTTCACTTCACTACCAACGATGGGTTTGTTATCTTCATAGAGTGTAACCTCTGCATCGTCTATTGTCATAGCAATATCACGAAAGATATCAAGAGCCATTTGTGGAGCGACATTGAAGAACTCGCGATTCTGACGAATACGTAAATCTGTGAGGCGATCTATGGTCTTATGAACCAATTTCTCCACTTCATTGAACTTAACCGTCTTCATCGTAGCAAATATTTCAAAGGGCAATGGTACTGCAGTATTATCCAATTCCTTGCTCCGTACATCAACAGGACGGCTGCTCTTTCCAATCTTTACCCAGTCCTCACGAAAGCTAGGATTGGTTAGTATATATACATATCCTGGTTCTTTGTTCGTCATATTGCTATTCATATTATTAAATAATCAAGACTATCTTCATTTAACCTACCTGTAACTATACTCTTAAGAGTTCATTAACATTGACCTCCAGACACCTTGCAATATCTATGAGATTCTCTACACTGGGCTGAGCATTATTGGTACACCATTTAGAGATTGTGGCAGGATCCTTGCCGAGTTGCTCAGCAAGCCACTTGTTCGTACGTTTCTTCTCCGCAAGAACAACCTTCAGTCTATTCAGGTCTTTAGTTTCCATATATATACCTTATTTATAATAGGTGCAAAAATAGTCATTTTTTTGCAAAAATCATTCTAAAATCAGAAAAATATCTATTCTGTGGTCAAAAAAATGAAGAATTTGCCAATTTTTGATGATATTTTTGTATATTTGCACCTAACAATTTGAAAATATGGCAAATATAACAGTCCAACAATATCAGCCATCGGAGATTATTGCAATCTTCAATGATATACTTGCCCAACAGAACAATAAGGCAAGTGGAAAGATTGTCTGTATTAGAGGTCTATTCCTGAAAGGGAATGGCGTTGCCTACAATGGGGTGTACTACGATTCACTCCGTGATGAAAATTCTCCAGTCGAACTTCCGATCAGAATTACAGAAGCCCAGCGCAAAGAGTTGACGGCAGGAAATCTTGTTGATATCCTTGGCACGTTAGGCCGAAGGATTACCTCAAAGAGTGAAATTAAGCTTGAACTTAATGTTTCTCGTGTGGAAATAGTCAAGGAACAAGTCATTGACGAGAATGAGGTAAAACGCATTGAATACCGACAACGTAAGGTCGAAAAGGGGTTTCATAACGTCGATGCAGTATTGGAGTCGTTATTATTCGCCGAGACCAGGCCACAGATAGCCTTGGTTTTAGCAGCAACCACAAAGACCAAGGGTGATTTCGAGGATGGGATACGAGCAGCAAGAGCATCTATAGATTTTTATGAGGAGCCTGTGACATTTACCCAGACAAAGGTATTATGTGCCAAGCTAAAGGAACTTGACACCAAAGGCTTTCATGCCATTGCAATGGTTCGTGGTGGTGGTATTGACCCAAATACTGATGTGGATAAACCCGAAGTAATTGAAACTGTCGTTGGTCTAAAAACTCCCTTCATTTCTGGAGTTGGCCATCAGCCAGAAAAAATATTCCTCAGGCAAGTTGCAGACAAATGGACTCCTACCCCGCAAGGACTTGGCCAGTACTTTTCTGAACTTGTAGAGACAGTCACGGAGAAGCGTAACAAATCTCAGGCAGCTCTGACTGAACAGATCAAGAAGCAATACCAAAAGCAGATTGATGATTCAAACAAGAAGAATAAGGAACTTCTTGAACAGGTAACCAAACTCAATAAGCAGGCAGAAGAACAGCGTAAGGATAATGCTGAAAACCTGAAGAAATTGAACGAGGAGAATGCTAAAAATCTCCAGAAACAACAGGAGGAGAATAAAAAGAACCTCGAAGCTCAGCAGAAGAAGAATGACGAAGCTTTGGCTAAGATTCAGGCACAATCAAGGCAACAACAGGAAGCCTCTATCAAACAAAATGCGGCTCTTCAGAAGCAAATTGAAAACCTTACCAAGTCAAACAAGGAAACGTTTGACAAGATGATGGCCCAGAACAAGGAAGCTCTTGATAAGGAACAGCAGCGTAGTCGTGACCTTGAACGACAACTTGAAGAAGCTCGTAATAAGAAAGGGTGTGCAGGCGGCTGTCTGGGCATGATTGTTACAATGATCAGCATTGCCAGCCTGGCATGTTGGATGGTTTGTTTGGTGTTGTAAAAAGGATAATTCGTTATAGAAATGAAAACATGAGTCGTGAGACTCCCTTTTTTATTCGCGTGGGCGTCTGCTTGCTTATTCTTGGACTATGTCTTTGAACTGCCAGGTTTCCGACTGCCGAATAAATAGCAAACGCTAAAATTTAACCTACAAAGTCAAGGAGCAGAACACCGTGAGGTATTCTACTCCTTTTATTACTGCGCCTTGTGGGCAAGATGTCTTCTGATACTTAATTAAGAATACCCTTGTTACGCTTGGGCTTGTGACGGATATCCATGTCGGCCATGCCGGTTGGCATCGAGCCGTTGGCAACTCCTTGCTCGCCACCAATCAGGCCCCAGTAGAACACTTCGGCAGCAGCCTTGTCGTCAGCGGCTGTTACAATGTCGTTGGCCAACTTGTCGCCCATCAGCGACTTCTTGGCGGCCTGATAGACCATTTTTGCATTATCACGCGAACTGACCATACCCTTGCGGTTCACATTCTTGCCAGGCATCATCATGGCAAACAGTCCCGTCATGAACACACCGAAGGCCGTCTCTTCTTTCTCACGGCAGAAGCGCAGCGTATCGCCAGTGGCCAGCTTGTCTACCACATCGACGAAGTTCCTTCGCAACTCTGCTACATGCTCTTCGCCCTTTGCACATTCCTCGTCGCTCACGTACATCCGCTTCGGCTTCTTCGTCCAAGGCATTGGCCCGTCGGCCTCACGCAGTCTGGTACGCTCTGCGCTGACATTCAGTACCGTCTCGTGACGATTCATGGCATTCACAAAACGGAGGTTCTTGCGTTCGTCCTTGCCCAGCCACTTCATCAAGTCCTTGGCCGGGGTATTAAAGAAATATAGTCCGAACAGCGTTGCGTAGGCAGTCTGTAGGATGTCCTCTTCCCACTCTTCGTAGGGAACATTATCGGGCCACTCAAAACTTTCGTCCAGTCCCTTCTCCACAGCATTCTTCGCTGGAGTGCGGAAGCGGATGAGATCGAGCAGGTTGATATCTGGATCTTTCTTGTAAAGCTCGATGGGGTTCGTGAACTCCTCATTGGAGGGCGTTTCAAGTTCCTCGGCGAAACGGCTCAGGCACCATGAGATAAACCTGAAGAGATTGTTCTCACCGTCAGGTTTGGTACATTGCTCTGCCAGTATATGATACTCGCTAATCATGTGAATCAATACGAATGTGATTCTTGCTTCGCGGTCGCTTATCTTGGCGGCTGTATTCACCTGGCGCTTCATTTCAGCCAGTACTTCTTTATTTTGATAGTCCTTAATCATTCTTTAAAAAATATATTCTTCTTCGTCAGTCTGAGGTGTATCAGCTTCCATAAACATCACGAAATAGACGGGCATATACGTCACTTTGCCTTCTTGATAGA contains:
- a CDS encoding GIY-YIG nuclease family protein, producing MTNKEPGYVYILTNPSFREDWVKIGKSSRPVDVRSKELDNTAVPLPFEIFATMKTVKFNEVEKLVHKTIDRLTDLRIRQNREFFNVAPQMALDIFRDIAMTIDDAEVTLYEDNKPIVGSEVKPQQKREVKRPRFKFSMCGIRIGENIKFDPSGLDVKVASDDSIEYEGRIYKLSPFVGTFMPEEQRNTSGAYQGAKYFSYKGKVLDDIRKEKEIQE
- a CDS encoding helix-turn-helix transcriptional regulator, translated to METKDLNRLKVVLAEKKRTNKWLAEQLGKDPATISKWCTNNAQPSVENLIDIARCLEVNVNELLRV
- a CDS encoding exodeoxyribonuclease VII large subunit, which produces MANITVQQYQPSEIIAIFNDILAQQNNKASGKIVCIRGLFLKGNGVAYNGVYYDSLRDENSPVELPIRITEAQRKELTAGNLVDILGTLGRRITSKSEIKLELNVSRVEIVKEQVIDENEVKRIEYRQRKVEKGFHNVDAVLESLLFAETRPQIALVLAATTKTKGDFEDGIRAARASIDFYEEPVTFTQTKVLCAKLKELDTKGFHAIAMVRGGGIDPNTDVDKPEVIETVVGLKTPFISGVGHQPEKIFLRQVADKWTPTPQGLGQYFSELVETVTEKRNKSQAALTEQIKKQYQKQIDDSNKKNKELLEQVTKLNKQAEEQRKDNAENLKKLNEENAKNLQKQQEENKKNLEAQQKKNDEALAKIQAQSRQQQEASIKQNAALQKQIENLTKSNKETFDKMMAQNKEALDKEQQRSRDLERQLEEARNKKGCAGGCLGMIVTMISIASLACWMVCLVL